The genomic region acattttattgaaaaatctaATATTTATTGTCAGTTAGATAAactattgaaaatattttctgttatttgaattattttgtgaaaaatattttctactCTCATTGATTTTCAAACACCatcaaaatatcaatattcatcaattattCAAGACATTTAAAGCTTAAtttttgacattaaaaatatcatctataaataaaaaataactaaaaacatacgtatagataaaaattatcatcttacgtaaataatttattatcttACAAACTTTTAtcctaaataataaaaattattagaaatgtataataaattattctataaatattgtcaTATGTAATAAAACCATTCTGCATTGTACAGTCCAACAACCCTTCCCTAAACCACAAAGTACGACCAAGTTCTTTTCAAGTCATCACTTCTAACAATGAATGCCTTTAATTGATTTTCACGTTctattaaataatcaaagacGTAGACAAGAAAGTCTTGATCAAACCCTCCCATATTCATCATCTGCTCATAGAGGGCGACATCATCAATTTTATCatcacttcatttttttttttttactataaaTGAAATCTTTGTCAATTTTTCTGACTACTTTCATCTTCAAAAGTGAAACTGCACGATCTTTTGTAATGAGATCATGGCAGTGAAGTtccaaattatgaaaatattgtttACCTCCTTCTGACCTCTTCATCAACTTCCTCGTCTGGGCCTACAAGCATTAGATCAGCTTTGGTGTTATCATCCAAATCGATATCAGAAAACAATTTGGCAAAGCTCTCAATTGCTATGCCTTTCCCAACAATTCATGTCATTTAATTATGCACATTAACTTTTTGTTGATGAAAGGTTCATCTTAGAACATGCTTGATCCAATTTactacaataaaaataattaattttctatcaCACAATATGAAAATTGTATGATATAAGAATTGAGCAAGGAATCTGTACAAATAATCATTTTGTCCTCATAAACTTGCTATCTTTAAGTTGCCATCCATCCAACTTAAAAGGAAAACGAATCAGAGGATGACACGTCAACCATAAAAGGCAAACGAATCAGAGGATGACACATCATCAACACGTTAAATGGTTGAAGAAAAGAGGGAAAACGAAAAGACAATATGGCGGGAACCCACTTTCCAGAAACCCACAAAGTGTtaaagtcaaaaaaaaaaaaaagaagaaagaaagaaaaatcccTACAGTTCTATTAACTTGGGGAAGTAATAGAACAAAGCAATTTCGGATAGAAGAAGTGAAGAAGCCACGATGCAGGCGAACGAATTTGATGGAAACGCGGCCTTTTCCGGCGGCGGATTCATGCCTTCTCAGGCCACGCAGACCGCCGCCGATCGTTCCTCCTTCTCTTCCTCCAAAGTATAAATCCCattcttttagttttttcttggggggttttcttgttttgatttCTTCTTCGTCTTTTTTAATTAGAGGTTATTCTTATAAtagttctttgtttttttgtgtgttcaaataattaaattttaaggttttcccatgtttttcttgtcgcttttgtttatttatcgcgtaataaaataaaagagctaagtgagaattttaaaattaagtggAGGCTTAAGTATTCTGTTTGATACTGagaattttgcaaaatttttttatttttaatttaggcTCATTTAGTATTTGCTTATGttactaatttttttctatttatatttaaaaatttgctAGAAAGCAAAAGTAAAATCATGTAGTACTAATTGTTAAATGTAACACCATTTATTGTTGGAACATCATTGTTTtatgtaaaagtaaaaacaaattatatttttaacttctaattctttataattattgtttatttttgtattaaaatgcatgttttttgaaataaaattaacgaTCAATTTAATTGTAGGGGTTTTCCTCTTGCTCGAAATATCAATGGGATATCtggttctttgtttttctgtACTTCTCCTGAAGCAAACaggttttgattttctttttaaattttttagaataGTGATGCGCGGTGCTTGATTCCACTTACAGTGAAGCAGTTGAAGGATCTCTCAAGAGGTGGAGAATCTGGTATTTCCATTGATGGTGTTGATGTCAACAATGTAGGTTTTGACTGcttcattgtttttttttttcttcttatttcccatgcattatatatttaattttctaaatgggttttgaattttaaaattttagtttttaatttttttagattgTGCTAGTGGGGATGGTATCCAAGATAGACAATGCTGTTTCAGATTGTACTTTCAGAGTTGATGATGGCACTGGATGGGTTGAATGCACCAAATGGTCAATTTTCTCTCCTTGCTTCTTTTTATTCCtttcaattttgattttaaagcatTTTGTTGTCTGATAACTTCTTTTTCTGCTAGTAAatgctttttttgttttttaattctGTAGGATTCATGAACCTGTAGACTCAGCCGAAGTTGATGCGATCTCGTAAATTTTATCTCTCACTATTCTTCTAAGTGAATGTAGCTTAATCCGagacatatatttaattgCTTTCATTGTTCAAGAAGACAAAAATACAATGGAGCTGTGTGTTGCCAGTGTATGGACTACCGGAATTTTTGtgttgttaaaaatatttgggCAAAACAAATGAAATCCTCGAAAGTAATAACACATACATGAAAACTCACTATGCCTCTGCTGGCATTTGAGGATATTTTCCCCAAAAGGCCTTCATTTGGAAACACATTTCTATGTGTCATGATATTCAAGTATTCTGTTCCATCTCAGGGTTGGAATTTATGTTCGTGTCTATGGCCAGTTAAAAAGCATCCAAAGTAGAAGGACCTTACACACCTTTTCCATTCGGTATGacttcaaatttattttgttttctacattatgtttctttttatttactGTATTTTTCTAGTGGGGGAGAGGAAAAGGTCTTTGGGAGGTTTGTTGAACTCTTTTTTTGGGACATTTACATATCATTCTTtcagataaataaatttaataaggtTTCATTTGGTTGATGCTTTTGCTAtttgtcttttattttctatttatttttct from Theobroma cacao cultivar B97-61/B2 chromosome 9, Criollo_cocoa_genome_V2, whole genome shotgun sequence harbors:
- the LOC18589297 gene encoding replication protein A 32 kDa subunit B isoform X1; translation: MQANEFDGNAAFSGGGFMPSQATQTAADRSSFSSSKNSDARCLIPLTVKQLKDLSRGGESGISIDGVDVNNIVLVGMVSKIDNAVSDCTFRVDDGTGWVECTKWIHEPVDSAEVDAISVGIYVRVYGQLKSIQSRRTLHTFSIRPLTDFNEIVNHFAECIYVHLYNTKLRGGVTTQPQVTNSVVSNPIKGYQTNLSNQLSGQYNTDEQQILGVSSMVLNYLRRPACLASETGVRSDVVARELNISLDKIRTTLEYLSSEGLVYTTTDDHYKFTDA
- the LOC18589297 gene encoding replication protein A 32 kDa subunit B isoform X2, which translates into the protein MQANEFDGNAAFSGGGFMPSQATQTAADRSSFSSSKNSDARCLIPLTVKQLKDLSRGGESGISIDGVDVNNIVLVGMVSKIDNAVSDCTFRVDDGTGWVECTKWIHEPVDSAEVDAISVGIYVRVYGQLKSIQSRRTLHTFSIRPLTDFNEIVNHFAECIYVHLYNTKLRGGVTTQPQVTNSVVSNPIKGYQTNLSNQLSGQYNTDEQQILGVSSMVLNYLRRPACLASETGVRSDVVARELNISLDKIRFGL